In Bacteroidota bacterium, a single genomic region encodes these proteins:
- a CDS encoding T9SS type A sorting domain-containing protein: MKKIKSLFTIFLLVLILSAAAQNNYLPVTLTGFTKDVVADGTGLPSTSTSTGADADNAGYYFIDSTFRHSPTDSTADFFLPSNRIIYSQATPGNYFFLQPYWNYNSLRLDNTTNSGSLNFAVPQSAYNMYLLATSGGGSSVCTINVIFTDNTNTSFTNVTISDWYGGTPYAAKGIGRTFLNAPDPALDADNPRLYEIDLPITSTKLIKRIAISKANAASVLHVFAASILPRSPFCVSGPISQYDSYDIGKVTFGTLSNGNPNPAQNNLSAIGNYNDFTNLTAQNYTQGVNYTFSINQIAKTSFFRANSYAAYIDYNHDSIFDELYEKITAGSMNGDSGVFSASTNVTISLNSLPGTTRMRVVLVGTGEKARACGTYYYGETEDYLVTILSAPPCSLNPIAGLASSSDSTVCADTLFRLSLVGNSIAADIQYQWQISPDSNNWLNVSGANYTEFVTSVVTDSYYRCITTCVNSALSDTSSVVNIKVNPFYLCYCNTSLLGNSNQLNIGNFTYGGLNNGTDTAMLNNPTATAIYSDFRNLTPQSFVPGVKDSVSVTGISSSSFISNNRVAIYIDYNHDTQFNPISENVFNGINVQQIYGNKISGFITIPYNALTGITGLRVKLSSDDYNQPDPCRSIYEGETEDYLISILPAPVCSGLPNAGGAFSRLNDLCAGDKTSIHLIGAELANGLTYQWEKSNDSISWQSILNATDTVLKVVQNATAFYRCLVSCGAGNSATSQSIKIAMRPSNLCYCSDTLGGQESLTTIFINRVSIVGTPLNNASTTSPYVNESALSVYPPTGNTTCILYHDSTYKLKISTTESRPISCWIDYNVNGNFEKNEYYKITDSSTPGFEDSVEITIPNSANAALTGMRIRYGSENDVNDSTSACDFFYSEGGGDGETEDYFITIQCIASPDSAGAITGESFVTACINQNLISYFIDSIPYASNYSWSLPPGASFFGDSTSNSITVNFSAFSASGLIQVKGQNACGDGVASELFIDFIPIPVAEICRATIDSASQKTLLEWQKPIEDYVDGYVIFREIAGVYVNIDTVSNTEFSSYIDSGSTPIIQAEKYKIAVLDTCGNVGDISAPFEHQTIRLYGSIDWGGVAKLYWNDYVGIDDSSRYFNLLRDTTGTGAFNDSIAKNISPLSLMSFTDVGSAGFPNCRYVVEMVYQSNCNPSFRTLATKSTSRSNIKNKADLIFDSLICCGFTNLNGFNQGFKMYPNPAKNILNIAADLAFTSLQIRIFDAPGKTVFYKTVESANAFQNIQLQLPALKTGIYFIELIAPQHTAYLKLSIIEN; encoded by the coding sequence ATGAAAAAAATAAAATCGCTTTTCACCATTTTTCTTCTAGTCCTGATTCTAAGCGCAGCTGCTCAAAACAACTATTTACCGGTAACACTTACCGGTTTTACAAAAGATGTGGTTGCCGATGGAACTGGTTTACCTTCGACTTCCACCTCTACCGGAGCCGATGCGGATAATGCAGGCTACTATTTCATCGATAGCACATTTCGACATTCACCCACCGATTCAACTGCAGATTTCTTTCTGCCAAGCAATCGAATCATATATAGCCAGGCAACTCCAGGGAATTACTTTTTTTTACAACCCTATTGGAATTACAATTCTTTAAGATTAGACAATACCACTAATTCTGGTTCCCTTAATTTTGCTGTTCCACAAAGTGCTTATAATATGTACTTGCTTGCAACATCAGGTGGTGGTTCATCTGTATGTACCATTAATGTAATTTTTACCGACAATACTAACACAAGCTTTACCAATGTTACCATTTCCGATTGGTATGGAGGAACTCCTTATGCCGCTAAAGGTATTGGTCGTACTTTTTTAAATGCTCCGGATCCCGCTCTTGACGCAGATAATCCCAGGTTATATGAAATTGATTTGCCGATAACTTCAACCAAATTAATAAAGCGAATTGCTATTTCAAAAGCTAATGCTGCTTCTGTGCTGCATGTTTTTGCTGCCAGCATTTTACCGCGTTCACCCTTCTGTGTTTCGGGTCCAATTTCACAGTATGATTCCTACGATATTGGAAAGGTAACTTTTGGTACTTTATCCAATGGAAATCCAAACCCGGCTCAAAACAATCTTTCTGCGATTGGAAACTACAATGACTTTACCAATTTAACTGCACAAAACTATACCCAAGGAGTAAATTATACTTTTTCTATCAACCAAATTGCAAAGACTTCATTTTTCAGAGCAAACTCTTATGCTGCTTACATCGACTATAATCACGACAGTATTTTTGACGAATTGTACGAGAAAATCACCGCAGGTAGTATGAATGGCGATAGCGGTGTTTTTTCAGCAAGTACGAATGTAACTATATCCCTGAATTCATTGCCCGGAACTACCCGAATGCGCGTTGTATTGGTTGGAACCGGTGAGAAGGCCCGTGCTTGTGGGACTTATTATTACGGCGAAACGGAAGACTATTTAGTTACTATTTTAAGCGCACCACCATGCAGTTTAAACCCAATTGCAGGACTTGCTTCGAGCAGCGATTCCACAGTTTGTGCTGACACACTTTTTAGACTAAGCTTGGTGGGTAACAGCATCGCCGCTGATATCCAATATCAATGGCAAATATCGCCCGATAGCAACAATTGGCTAAATGTAAGTGGCGCGAATTACACTGAATTTGTTACAAGCGTTGTTACGGATAGTTATTACCGTTGCATTACTACTTGTGTAAATTCAGCACTTTCAGATACTTCTTCGGTAGTAAATATCAAAGTGAATCCATTTTATTTATGCTATTGCAATACTTCCCTATTGGGAAATTCGAATCAATTAAACATTGGAAATTTTACCTATGGTGGCTTAAACAATGGCACGGATACTGCAATGCTCAACAATCCCACTGCAACAGCTATTTATTCCGATTTTAGAAATCTTACACCGCAATCATTTGTGCCGGGTGTCAAAGATTCTGTTTCTGTTACGGGTATTTCGTCTTCTTCCTTTATTTCTAATAATAGGGTTGCAATATATATTGATTACAATCATGACACACAATTTAATCCAATTAGCGAAAATGTTTTTAATGGTATTAATGTGCAACAAATCTATGGTAATAAGATTAGCGGTTTTATTACGATTCCTTATAACGCACTCACCGGTATTACCGGATTAAGAGTCAAACTCAGTTCTGATGATTACAACCAACCGGATCCTTGTAGAAGTATTTATGAAGGAGAAACAGAAGATTATTTAATTTCTATTTTGCCGGCTCCTGTTTGTAGTGGTTTGCCTAATGCAGGAGGAGCATTTTCAAGATTAAATGACTTGTGTGCCGGTGATAAAACTTCTATTCATTTAATAGGTGCTGAACTAGCCAACGGATTAACCTATCAATGGGAAAAATCCAATGATTCGATAAGTTGGCAATCCATACTTAATGCAACCGATACTGTATTAAAAGTGGTGCAAAATGCTACTGCTTTTTACCGTTGTTTAGTATCCTGTGGAGCAGGAAATTCAGCCACATCGCAAAGTATTAAAATAGCCATGCGCCCTTCTAATTTGTGCTATTGTTCCGACACATTGGGTGGTCAGGAATCTTTAACCACTATATTTATCAATCGGGTGAGCATAGTAGGAACTCCATTAAATAATGCAAGCACTACTTCCCCTTATGTAAATGAAAGTGCGCTATCTGTTTATCCACCTACAGGAAATACTACGTGTATACTTTATCATGACAGTACTTATAAATTAAAAATTTCTACAACCGAAAGTCGGCCAATTTCATGTTGGATTGATTATAATGTGAATGGAAATTTTGAAAAAAATGAGTATTACAAAATAACAGATTCATCCACTCCCGGGTTCGAGGATTCTGTCGAAATTACAATCCCTAATTCAGCCAATGCAGCCTTAACCGGAATGCGCATTCGCTATGGCTCCGAGAATGATGTGAATGATTCAACCAGTGCATGCGACTTCTTTTACAGCGAAGGTGGGGGTGATGGTGAAACCGAGGATTATTTTATTACCATACAATGTATCGCTTCTCCCGATAGTGCAGGCGCAATTACCGGAGAAAGTTTTGTAACTGCTTGTATCAACCAAAATTTGATTTCGTATTTTATTGATTCGATACCTTATGCCTCAAACTATTCTTGGTCATTGCCGCCCGGAGCAAGCTTTTTTGGTGACTCTACAAGCAATTCGATTACGGTTAATTTCAGTGCATTTTCCGCTTCCGGCCTCATTCAAGTAAAAGGTCAAAATGCATGTGGTGATGGAGTAGCTTCCGAACTGTTTATTGATTTTATTCCCATCCCTGTCGCCGAAATTTGTCGAGCTACCATTGATTCAGCAAGCCAAAAAACTTTACTGGAATGGCAGAAGCCAATTGAAGATTACGTGGATGGATATGTAATTTTTCGCGAAATAGCCGGGGTGTATGTCAACATCGATACGGTTTCGAATACTGAATTTAGTTCCTATATCGATAGTGGCTCAACACCGATCATTCAAGCTGAGAAATATAAAATAGCCGTATTGGATACTTGCGGAAATGTAGGCGATATTAGCGCTCCTTTTGAACATCAAACCATTCGACTGTATGGCTCTATTGATTGGGGCGGAGTCGCCAAATTGTATTGGAACGATTATGTAGGTATCGATGACTCTTCACGCTACTTTAATTTGTTAAGAGACACCACCGGAACCGGTGCATTCAACGATTCAATTGCAAAAAATATATCACCACTTTCCTTGATGAGCTTCACGGATGTTGGTTCTGCCGGTTTTCCGAATTGCCGTTACGTGGTTGAAATGGTGTATCAAAGTAATTGCAATCCAAGTTTCCGCACCCTTGCTACTAAAAGCACCTCACGTTCCAACATCAAAAATAAGGCGGATTTAATTTTTGATTCACTTATTTGCTGTGGGTTTACAAATCTAAACGGATTTAATCAAGGCTTTAAAATGTATCCTAATCCGGCAAAAAATATTTTAAACATTGCAGCAGATTTGGCTTTCACAAGTCTGCAGATTCGTATTTTTGATGCGCCTGGAAAAACGGTGTTTTATAAAACAGTAGAAAGTGCCAACGCTTTTCAAAACATCCAACTGCAGTTGCCCGCTTTGAAAACTGGAATTTATTTTATTGAACTCATTGCACCTCAACATACCGCCTATTTAAAGCTAAGTATTATTGAAAATTAA
- a CDS encoding T9SS type A sorting domain-containing protein: MKRQFLLALMAIFSGLWVRAQIVSIPDPNFKAALLANTAINTNGDGQIQVSEAAIYQDTISVFNRNISSLQGIEAFTLITRLDCRYNLLSNLDLSNNLLLDNIKCGGNQLSSLTIGNNFSLTILLCESNQLVSLDVSACPSLYVLGCSGNQLQDLDLSNLSSLYTVGLGFNNLNTLKLTGCNSLHNLYISNGLIDTLDLSTNSSLVQLSITNTKIKNLDVSNCHLLETLGCDRNSQLSNIKTTGCASLWGIYCGQNMLINLDVSTNISLVTFHCERNKLTSLDFSNNPNLVELYCDSNLLTRLNLKNGNNSNMLPPSLWQNPNLFCIEVDDTVYANSFWAGPGVTGSTAVFSTNCSLPIVNIPDPNFKSALVANPAININADSEIQVSEADAYADSINVQNKGITDLTGIEAFVSIPVLLCSQNQLNSLTLNLNTHLAHLDCSNNQLINLDVTSNTALQSLNCNNNQLTKLDVSASDSLRVLFCAANLIDSIDVTSNNFLQVFRCNANQLTGLNVSNNTALLELNCSNNNLSNLDVSTNLLLNYLACSNNSISALSVANNPLLYYLNCGANQLSTIDVSNNPGITDLRCNNNQITSLDVSAQLILAGLHCNANQLNSLDLSFNSALVYLDCPNNQLTTLNVKNGNNTNVSHYNSKNKPALTCIQVDDSLYSSANWGSGIDASMSFGNSCLQCLVAIPDANFKAALVTNSAINTNGNTEIECSEAAAYTGILDVSNLAISNLIGISAFTAISALNCSNNNLTSLDITANTQLTSLKCSNNQLNALSVSANTSLVELYCRNNNLTVLDVSNNAALSTLYCGNNQITHLNLSMLSSFEYLDALNNQLIYLNIQNGNNTNIQDFDATGNPNLLCIQVDDTSYMQANWFAYIDPIATFSLTCSCTFPAAAGLIVGTTSVSACSNQLGIIYSIDTIANALAYQWTLPPFANIVGAANSNVIQVNYGPYSVSGAISVKGKNLCGNGPTSTLAINFKPIPLAEICRATVDSASQKTILEWQKPIESYINGYVIYRENAGAFVNIDTVSNAAFSSYLDTGSHPTIQAEKYKIAVLDSCGNIGDLSAPFEHQTIRLYGSIQPGGFAKLYWTDYIGINDSSRYFNLLRDTLGNGPFNDTLASHISPLVLMSNTDLTSAIHPLCRYVVEMIFNSNCTPTQRVLATKSTSRSNIKNKTTLFDSTGVGIADFEKHFQGIKIYPNPTHDLLSIQLNTKELINEIIIYNLLGKTVRKEMLLNTPKSNVLMNLKGIEKGVYFLNIQSGIYFYITKLIID, translated from the coding sequence ATGAAAAGGCAATTTCTTTTAGCCCTTATGGCAATTTTTTCAGGACTATGGGTAAGGGCACAAATTGTAAGCATTCCTGACCCTAACTTTAAGGCAGCTTTGCTTGCAAATACAGCTATTAATACTAATGGGGATGGGCAAATACAAGTAAGTGAAGCTGCTATTTATCAAGACACAATAAGTGTTTTTAACCGTAATATTTCAAGCCTTCAAGGTATTGAAGCATTTACTTTAATAACTCGGCTAGACTGCAGATACAATCTGTTATCTAACCTGGATTTATCTAACAACTTGTTACTAGATAATATTAAATGCGGGGGGAATCAATTATCGAGTTTAACTATTGGAAATAACTTCTCGCTAACCATTCTTCTCTGCGAAAGCAATCAATTAGTAAGTCTTGATGTTTCAGCTTGCCCATCCTTATATGTGCTAGGGTGCTCAGGGAATCAACTACAAGATTTGGATCTTTCTAATTTATCCTCATTATATACTGTAGGTTTAGGATTTAACAATTTAAACACCCTTAAGCTAACAGGGTGCAATTCACTTCATAATTTATATATTTCAAACGGCCTAATCGATACTCTAGACTTGTCCACGAATAGTTCACTTGTTCAACTTTCTATTACTAATACAAAAATTAAAAACCTTGATGTTTCGAATTGTCATTTACTTGAAACTTTGGGCTGTGACAGAAATTCTCAGTTAAGTAATATAAAAACAACTGGATGTGCTAGTTTGTGGGGTATTTATTGCGGTCAAAATATGCTTATAAACTTGGATGTTTCAACCAATATTTCATTAGTTACTTTCCATTGCGAAAGGAATAAATTAACAAGTCTTGATTTTTCAAATAATCCGAATCTTGTTGAATTATATTGTGATAGTAATTTGTTAACGCGTTTGAATCTCAAAAATGGTAACAATAGTAATATGCTTCCACCTTCATTATGGCAGAATCCAAATTTGTTTTGCATAGAAGTGGATGATACGGTTTATGCAAATTCATTTTGGGCTGGACCAGGAGTCACGGGATCTACAGCTGTATTTAGTACAAATTGCTCGTTGCCTATTGTAAACATTCCTGATCCTAATTTTAAATCGGCATTGGTAGCTAATCCAGCCATTAATATTAATGCCGATTCCGAAATTCAAGTAAGTGAAGCTGATGCTTACGCTGATAGTATTAATGTTCAAAATAAGGGCATTACTGATTTAACCGGAATCGAAGCATTTGTTTCGATTCCGGTTTTACTTTGCTCCCAAAATCAACTTAATAGCTTAACCTTAAATTTAAATACGCATCTTGCTCATTTGGACTGCTCTAATAATCAATTAATAAATTTGGATGTTACTTCAAACACTGCACTTCAAAGTTTAAATTGCAATAACAATCAATTAACTAAGCTGGATGTATCTGCAAGCGATTCGTTGCGCGTGTTATTTTGTGCTGCAAACCTGATTGATTCAATTGATGTAACTAGTAATAATTTTCTGCAAGTATTTCGATGCAACGCCAATCAATTAACTGGTTTAAACGTTTCAAATAACACAGCCCTTTTAGAACTCAATTGTAGCAATAATAACTTATCAAATCTGGATGTTTCAACCAACCTGCTTTTAAATTATTTGGCTTGCAGCAACAATTCAATTTCGGCACTTTCCGTTGCTAATAACCCATTATTGTATTACCTAAATTGCGGGGCTAATCAGTTAAGCACAATTGATGTTAGCAACAATCCGGGCATTACCGATTTGCGCTGCAACAACAATCAGATTACCTCCCTAGATGTTTCGGCTCAGTTGATATTAGCCGGTTTACATTGTAACGCAAATCAATTAAATAGCTTGGATCTCAGCTTCAATTCAGCCCTAGTGTATCTGGATTGCCCAAATAATCAACTTACCACTTTGAATGTCAAAAATGGGAACAACACAAATGTCTCTCATTACAATTCAAAAAATAAACCCGCTTTAACCTGTATTCAGGTGGATGACTCGCTTTATTCAAGTGCTAATTGGGGCTCAGGAATTGATGCGTCGATGTCTTTTGGTAATTCTTGTCTGCAATGTTTGGTTGCCATTCCGGATGCAAATTTTAAAGCTGCATTGGTTACAAATTCTGCAATAAATACAAATGGAAACACTGAGATTGAATGTTCGGAAGCAGCTGCATATACAGGGATTTTAGATGTTTCAAATCTAGCGATTTCCAATTTGATTGGAATTTCAGCATTCACAGCAATAAGTGCCTTGAACTGTTCCAACAATAATTTAACGAGTCTTGATATCACTGCAAATACACAACTTACAAGTTTAAAATGTTCAAATAATCAATTGAATGCACTCAGTGTTTCAGCAAATACTTCACTTGTGGAATTGTATTGCCGTAACAATAATTTAACTGTTTTGGATGTGTCAAACAATGCTGCCCTTTCCACTTTATATTGCGGCAACAATCAAATTACACACCTCAACCTTTCCATGTTGAGTTCATTCGAATATTTGGATGCATTAAACAACCAATTGATTTACCTCAACATCCAAAATGGGAACAACACAAATATTCAGGATTTTGATGCAACCGGTAACCCCAATTTGCTTTGTATTCAGGTGGATGATACAAGTTACATGCAAGCGAATTGGTTTGCATACATTGATCCTATTGCCACATTTAGTTTAACTTGCTCCTGCACATTCCCGGCTGCAGCAGGACTCATTGTGGGGACAACTTCTGTAAGTGCGTGTTCTAATCAATTGGGTATTATTTACAGCATCGATACGATTGCAAATGCACTAGCCTATCAATGGACTTTACCACCTTTTGCCAATATTGTTGGTGCAGCCAACTCCAATGTGATACAAGTAAATTATGGCCCTTATTCCGTCTCGGGTGCTATCTCAGTTAAGGGAAAAAATCTTTGTGGAAATGGACCAACATCTACTCTTGCCATCAATTTTAAACCTATCCCACTTGCCGAAATTTGCCGCGCCACCGTTGATTCCGCTAGTCAAAAAACAATACTCGAATGGCAAAAACCAATTGAAAGTTATATAAATGGATATGTAATTTACCGCGAAAACGCTGGTGCTTTTGTAAATATCGATACAGTTTCAAATGCAGCATTTAGTTCCTATTTAGATACCGGCTCACATCCAACTATCCAAGCCGAAAAATATAAAATTGCAGTATTAGATAGTTGCGGAAATATTGGTGATTTAAGTGCGCCTTTTGAACATCAAACCATTCGACTTTACGGAAGTATCCAACCGGGTGGTTTTGCAAAGCTCTATTGGACAGATTACATCGGAATTAATGATAGCAGTCGTTATTTTAATTTACTGCGCGATACGCTTGGAAATGGGCCGTTTAACGATACACTGGCAAGCCACATCAGCCCGTTGGTTTTGATGTCGAATACAGATTTAACCTCCGCAATACATCCCTTATGCCGTTATGTGGTAGAAATGATTTTCAATAGCAATTGCACACCTACTCAACGGGTGCTCGCAACGAAAAGTACTTCGCGTTCAAATATTAAAAATAAAACAACCTTGTTTGATTCAACCGGAGTAGGTATTGCAGATTTTGAGAAGCACTTTCAAGGTATAAAAATTTATCCTAACCCTACGCACGATTTGCTATCCATTCAACTGAATACAAAGGAACTTATAAATGAAATTATTATTTACAACTTACTGGGTAAAACAGTGCGTAAGGAAATGTTATTGAATACACCAAAATCAAATGTTCTTATGAACTTAAAAGGAATTGAAAAAGGTGTTTATTTTTTGAATATACAATCAGGAATCTATTTTTATATAACAAAATTAATAATAGATTGA